The following proteins are co-located in the Streptomyces bottropensis ATCC 25435 genome:
- a CDS encoding helicase-related protein produces the protein MTQVAGRHSEHYRVRDQDLLVGLRRELLGPPVDATAEDRDEILTQDAPIDRYLTGVLYPRPADPTSEQRIREDDAEQDGLDIAPLRTGDSVEESGTAQEVGAASSRRPSSMGLTFAVDPAISDAIVVSARAALYEPTDPEGKPIEARRAEARTTSDQREQWRRRELELPDTEVDVTTPAPDRKVELGTGVRLRVNVRRPHPTTGTVTVTVTLVNTHQVGERELQDAFSLFQCGLTVQAVNGSTAFVERPAPTFAHDPEVATSRLLHRHAPTFAVGHGCAAEWDWAPPPVGMTDTRRAAVAEVRSEFVPSVEVLLTDSNPEIDSSALSMLRLAEKPEIDVLTALEDLATGYEAWIDRKAAEADALTGDAHEQPALEQVEACREALDRIREGIELLRTEPDLMWAFRLANKAMADQRARSAWVKSGRVGAPDPAAGRWRPFQIAFVLLCLAGIHDPGHRDRDVSDLLWFPTGGGKTEAYLGLIAITSFLRRIRKGADGGGVTVLMRYTLRLLTLQQFERAAILLCAMEKMRRHTPELGHEEFSIGMWVGRSATPNKLAVADQKLDELRKNLDKRLATENPVQLHACPWCGTRLDARNYEADVDAKRMHVRCSNTDCDFTHGLPVHLIDEAVYDARPTLVIATVDKFASMPWRPETAALFNLDDLNGDTPPPELIIQDELHLISGPLGTLTGLYETAVDALARRPKVIASTATIRRAADQGRHLFARGVRQFPPAGLDARDSWFAVETPREEKASRRYVGLLSPGTSQSTLLIRTYATLLHRAKNAETTDEVRDAYWSLVGYFNSLRLLSAAELQVHDDVVAYLELLGAREGVGVRPVTNYSELTSRVDASEIPTRLKGIEKRFPDDDAVDVLLATNMIAVGVDVDRLGLMAVMGQPQTTAEYIQATSRVGRAHPGLVTVMLNSTRSRDRSHYESFQHFHSALYREVESTSVTPFSARARDRGLHAVIVALARILISDARPKNGASKVESYEHILRGRIRSVLLERVEAVSPEEVDATSHAFDEFVEWWCKEASNHSDLLFEPERGNRAPSLLKAYDDESEDAEAWPTLWSLRDVDAESALFMEGTR, from the coding sequence ACCGGGGTCCTCTACCCACGACCGGCCGACCCGACCTCGGAGCAGCGGATCCGTGAGGACGACGCCGAGCAGGATGGCCTGGATATCGCTCCGCTGCGCACGGGTGACAGCGTCGAGGAGTCCGGTACCGCGCAGGAGGTGGGCGCCGCGAGCTCCCGCCGTCCGTCGTCGATGGGGTTGACCTTCGCGGTCGACCCGGCCATAAGCGACGCGATCGTCGTCTCGGCGCGAGCCGCCCTCTACGAACCCACCGATCCGGAGGGCAAGCCGATCGAGGCTCGGCGTGCCGAGGCTCGGACCACGTCCGACCAGCGGGAGCAGTGGCGGCGCAGGGAGCTGGAGCTGCCGGACACCGAGGTGGACGTGACCACTCCCGCCCCCGACAGGAAGGTCGAACTCGGCACGGGGGTCCGATTGCGGGTCAACGTCCGACGCCCCCACCCGACCACCGGCACGGTCACCGTCACCGTCACACTCGTCAACACCCACCAGGTCGGCGAACGCGAACTCCAGGACGCGTTCTCCCTTTTCCAGTGCGGTCTAACCGTCCAGGCGGTCAACGGCTCCACCGCGTTCGTCGAGCGCCCCGCGCCGACGTTCGCCCATGACCCGGAGGTCGCCACCAGCAGGCTGCTGCACCGCCACGCTCCGACCTTCGCTGTCGGCCACGGCTGCGCCGCCGAATGGGACTGGGCACCACCACCGGTCGGCATGACCGACACCCGAAGGGCCGCGGTCGCGGAGGTGCGGAGCGAGTTCGTGCCTTCCGTGGAAGTACTGCTCACCGACTCCAATCCGGAGATCGACAGCTCGGCGCTGTCCATGCTGAGGCTCGCCGAGAAGCCCGAGATCGACGTTCTGACCGCTCTGGAGGATCTCGCCACCGGATATGAGGCCTGGATCGACCGGAAGGCGGCGGAAGCGGACGCGTTGACGGGCGACGCCCACGAGCAGCCCGCGCTGGAACAGGTGGAGGCCTGTCGTGAGGCGCTCGACCGGATCCGCGAGGGCATCGAGCTGCTGCGGACCGAGCCCGACCTGATGTGGGCGTTCCGGCTCGCCAACAAAGCCATGGCCGACCAGCGCGCCCGCAGTGCCTGGGTGAAAAGCGGCCGGGTCGGAGCCCCCGATCCGGCCGCCGGTCGCTGGCGCCCCTTCCAGATCGCGTTCGTGCTGCTCTGCCTGGCAGGCATCCACGACCCCGGGCACCGAGACCGCGACGTATCCGACCTGCTGTGGTTCCCCACCGGTGGTGGCAAAACCGAGGCCTATCTCGGTCTCATCGCCATCACGTCGTTCCTGCGTCGTATCCGCAAGGGCGCGGACGGCGGTGGCGTCACCGTCCTCATGCGCTACACGCTGCGGCTGCTCACCCTCCAGCAGTTCGAGCGTGCGGCGATCCTTCTCTGCGCCATGGAGAAAATGCGGCGCCACACGCCCGAGTTGGGGCATGAGGAGTTCTCCATCGGCATGTGGGTGGGCCGCTCGGCCACACCCAACAAGCTGGCCGTGGCGGACCAGAAGCTCGACGAACTGCGCAAGAACCTGGACAAACGCCTCGCCACCGAAAACCCCGTTCAGTTGCACGCCTGCCCTTGGTGCGGAACCCGTTTGGACGCCCGGAACTACGAGGCCGACGTGGACGCCAAGCGGATGCATGTCCGCTGTTCCAACACAGACTGCGATTTCACCCACGGCCTCCCCGTGCACCTGATCGACGAGGCGGTGTACGACGCACGGCCGACACTGGTGATCGCCACCGTCGACAAGTTCGCGTCGATGCCGTGGCGTCCGGAGACAGCGGCACTCTTCAATCTCGATGATCTGAATGGCGACACTCCGCCCCCAGAACTGATCATCCAGGACGAACTCCACCTGATCTCAGGCCCGTTGGGCACCCTTACCGGCTTGTACGAAACCGCCGTCGACGCGCTGGCGCGCCGCCCCAAGGTGATCGCATCCACAGCGACGATCCGTCGCGCCGCCGACCAAGGGCGTCACCTCTTCGCACGCGGCGTGCGCCAGTTCCCGCCCGCCGGTCTTGACGCGCGCGACTCGTGGTTCGCTGTGGAGACACCCCGCGAGGAGAAGGCGAGCCGCCGCTATGTCGGCCTCCTGTCGCCCGGCACCAGCCAGTCCACCCTGCTGATCCGCACGTACGCCACTCTGCTGCACCGGGCCAAGAACGCAGAGACCACCGACGAGGTTCGCGACGCGTACTGGAGTCTCGTCGGCTACTTCAACAGCCTCAGGCTGCTCTCCGCGGCCGAACTCCAGGTCCACGACGACGTGGTGGCCTATCTGGAACTGCTCGGCGCGCGCGAGGGGGTAGGGGTCCGCCCGGTCACCAACTATTCGGAGCTGACCAGCCGGGTCGACGCCAGCGAGATTCCGACCCGTCTCAAAGGCATTGAGAAGAGGTTCCCCGACGACGACGCGGTGGACGTCCTCCTGGCCACCAACATGATCGCGGTGGGCGTGGACGTGGACCGCCTCGGTCTCATGGCCGTGATGGGCCAGCCGCAGACGACGGCTGAGTACATCCAGGCCACGAGCCGTGTCGGCCGCGCGCACCCCGGCCTGGTGACGGTCATGCTCAACTCGACCCGGTCCCGGGACCGCTCCCACTACGAGAGCTTCCAGCACTTCCACTCGGCCCTCTACCGAGAGGTCGAATCCACCTCTGTCACACCGTTCTCCGCGCGTGCCCGCGACCGGGGTCTGCACGCGGTGATCGTCGCTCTGGCTCGCATCCTGATCAGTGATGCCCGCCCCAAGAATGGCGCGAGCAAGGTCGAGTCCTACGAACACATCCTCCGAGGCCGTATCAGGTCCGTGCTCCTAGAGCGCGTCGAAGCGGTCAGCCCCGAGGAGGTCGACGCCACGTCCCACGCCTTCGACGAGTTCGTCGAATGGTGGTGCAAGGAGGCTAGCAATCACAGTGACCTGCTCTTCGAGCCGGAACGGGGCAACCGCGCTCCCTCACTCCTGAAGGCGTACGACGACGAGTCCGAGGACGCGGAGGCGTGGCCCACGCTGTGGAGCCTGCGCGACGTCGACGCCGAGTCCGCCCTGTTCATGGAGGGAACCCGATGA
- the drmB gene encoding DUF1998 domain-containing protein: MTPPPARRRRTGANGSAPAHNLPRRGAVRRAQAITTYGIGSLIAVDAESFVVSGLDEADQSWSTDESPRIHERRLARLLGVDYFRLPPASDDNSRDGLRVRRFPLMHSCPECDDLQRHRDFNPPAGRSVCGTCDAELVPSRFVVACEAGHLGEFPYWQWVHRSKDRGASTTGQCGGRLKLRTSGRTSSLRSILVSCTCGKAPEVSMEGSFRRNALKDLGLKCFGSRPWLGTGAPAQECGLPLRTLQRGSSAVWQPVLKSALSIPPWSNGRADPLAEHWDALRVYDSREHVEIYLKGVFKGNCPVPLDEVMDLLDAEREEDSDGEAGPTFDHRYLALRNKEYERLRSGNDKGEDSHEEQFVCESPLGDQSILGPLGVTGPMLVKKLREVRALKAFTRLADPDSTTESKEMPLSSSPLRWLPAMEVRGEGVFFRLDEDRLGTWERATAVAARVERMRTAHQRVLEQRAGDPSSVVPSPATPRMVLLHTLAHVLINEWSLDAGYPAASLRERLYTADDMAGVLIYTATSDSAGSLGGLVAQGEPRRLDQAIRSAVHRAAWCSSDPLCVESEASGTGGTNLAACHACVLLPETSCEQNNILLDRALLVGTPEDPRLGFFVSLLDQ; encoded by the coding sequence ATGACCCCGCCCCCCGCCCGCCGCCGTCGGACCGGCGCGAACGGCTCCGCCCCCGCCCATAACCTCCCGCGACGCGGTGCGGTCCGCCGCGCCCAGGCGATCACCACGTACGGCATCGGATCGCTCATCGCCGTCGACGCCGAGTCCTTCGTCGTCTCCGGCCTGGACGAAGCCGATCAGAGCTGGAGCACCGACGAATCGCCTCGGATCCACGAACGACGACTGGCTCGCCTGCTCGGCGTCGACTACTTCCGACTGCCGCCCGCGTCCGACGACAACAGCAGGGACGGACTCAGGGTCCGCCGTTTCCCCTTGATGCACTCCTGCCCCGAGTGCGACGACCTGCAGCGGCACCGTGACTTCAACCCGCCGGCCGGACGTAGCGTCTGCGGCACGTGTGACGCCGAACTCGTGCCCTCCCGTTTCGTCGTCGCGTGCGAGGCCGGGCACCTCGGAGAGTTCCCGTACTGGCAGTGGGTGCACCGTTCCAAGGACCGGGGTGCCTCGACGACCGGACAGTGCGGGGGAAGGCTCAAGCTGCGTACGTCCGGGCGTACGTCCTCGCTCCGTTCGATTCTCGTCTCCTGCACCTGCGGAAAGGCTCCTGAGGTCTCCATGGAGGGCTCCTTCCGTAGGAACGCTCTGAAAGATCTGGGCCTGAAGTGCTTCGGATCCCGGCCGTGGCTCGGCACGGGCGCCCCCGCCCAGGAGTGCGGGCTCCCGCTGCGCACACTTCAGCGTGGTTCCTCGGCGGTGTGGCAGCCGGTGCTGAAGTCGGCGCTCTCCATCCCTCCGTGGAGCAACGGTCGCGCGGATCCGCTGGCCGAGCACTGGGATGCGCTCCGCGTGTACGACAGCCGCGAGCACGTCGAGATCTATCTGAAGGGTGTCTTCAAAGGCAACTGCCCCGTCCCCCTGGACGAGGTGATGGATCTGCTCGACGCGGAGCGCGAGGAGGACTCCGACGGCGAGGCGGGCCCCACTTTCGACCATCGCTATCTCGCCCTCCGCAACAAGGAGTACGAGCGTCTCCGCTCGGGCAACGACAAGGGTGAGGACTCCCACGAGGAGCAGTTCGTCTGTGAGAGCCCGCTGGGCGACCAAAGCATTCTCGGCCCGCTCGGCGTCACGGGGCCGATGCTGGTCAAGAAGCTCCGCGAGGTACGCGCCCTGAAAGCGTTCACCCGACTCGCCGATCCCGACTCCACGACCGAGTCGAAGGAGATGCCGCTCTCCAGCTCCCCCTTGCGCTGGCTCCCTGCCATGGAGGTGCGCGGCGAGGGGGTCTTCTTCCGCTTGGACGAAGACCGGCTCGGCACCTGGGAGAGGGCCACGGCGGTGGCCGCGCGGGTCGAGCGAATGCGCACCGCGCACCAGCGGGTGCTGGAACAGCGGGCGGGAGACCCGAGCAGCGTCGTTCCGTCCCCGGCCACCCCTCGCATGGTGCTGCTGCACACCCTGGCCCATGTACTCATCAACGAGTGGAGCCTGGATGCGGGCTATCCAGCCGCTTCCCTGCGCGAGCGCCTGTACACCGCCGACGACATGGCAGGAGTGCTCATCTACACCGCGACGAGCGACTCGGCGGGCAGCCTCGGCGGGCTCGTCGCACAGGGCGAGCCGAGGCGTCTCGACCAGGCGATCCGCTCGGCTGTCCACCGTGCCGCGTGGTGCTCCTCCGACCCGCTCTGCGTCGAGTCCGAGGCGTCCGGCACGGGGGGTACCAATCTCGCTGCGTGCCACGCGTGCGTGTTGCTCCCCGAGACGAGTTGCGAGCAGAACAACATCCTGCTCGATCGCGCACTGCTTGTCGGGACGCCGGAGGATCCTCGTCTGGGCTTCTTCGTGAGTCTGTTGGACCAGTGA
- a CDS encoding ATP-binding protein, with amino-acid sequence MTFTADPEEVAALRRLLRLHLGLWGLREVIDEAQLCVSELVSNVITHVGPGTPATLAVSMSGAHLRIEVHDPDTRALPTLLIADADAECGRGMALVDAVADRWGVQFHHGRKVTWCELHTGVMPPIGRFDGPGVSRAETLLGVYATTKSPPASTADHRLSTAMGEETVVGVITDLLHWLRAHGKDPDQVLDHAQTRFEAQVHSTEKTRRPGQNRPVKTRS; translated from the coding sequence TTGACCTTCACAGCCGACCCCGAGGAGGTCGCCGCCCTGAGGCGCCTGCTGCGTCTGCACCTGGGACTCTGGGGCCTGCGAGAGGTCATCGACGAGGCCCAACTCTGTGTCAGCGAACTCGTGTCGAACGTCATCACGCATGTCGGTCCCGGCACCCCGGCCACCCTCGCGGTCTCGATGAGCGGCGCCCACCTGCGCATCGAGGTGCATGATCCCGACACTCGGGCCCTGCCCACACTCCTGATCGCGGATGCCGATGCGGAGTGCGGACGTGGTATGGCCCTCGTCGATGCGGTCGCCGACCGCTGGGGTGTGCAGTTTCACCACGGCCGGAAGGTCACTTGGTGCGAGTTGCACACGGGGGTCATGCCGCCGATCGGTCGCTTCGACGGCCCTGGTGTGTCGAGAGCCGAGACGTTGCTCGGCGTGTACGCCACGACAAAGTCGCCGCCCGCTTCGACCGCCGACCACAGGTTGAGCACGGCCATGGGCGAAGAGACGGTGGTCGGTGTGATCACTGACCTCCTGCACTGGCTCCGAGCACACGGCAAAGACCCGGACCAGGTTCTGGACCATGCTCAGACCAGGTTCGAGGCGCAGGTCCACTCAACCGAGAAGACGCGGCGCCCAGGCCAGAATCGTCCTGTGAAGACACGGAGTTGA
- a CDS encoding helix-turn-helix domain-containing protein gives MAGSPTARRRRLSIELKKLREKSGLTCAQVGAALDWSGSKVNRMETGSGRVQPSDVDALCRFHGTSDELREFLKSLARQAKTRGWWQVHGAGVPEWFNIYIGLEQDASAIRQYQCELVPGLMQTEAYARELHTTGAHMSAEDIDRAVRVRMERQSMLARPDAPDAWFIVNEGAFRHVIGDRALMRDQLEHVLAAAALPPVTLQVLPFDSGTCPATGSFTMLGFPAPEDPDLVYRDGITDAVYLEGEHHVREYTRAFDGLRAAALSPQRSTQLIESILKEFAR, from the coding sequence ATGGCCGGTTCACCGACGGCACGGCGGCGTCGTCTCTCGATCGAGCTGAAGAAGCTTCGCGAGAAGAGTGGGCTGACGTGTGCCCAGGTCGGCGCGGCGCTGGACTGGAGCGGGTCCAAGGTCAACCGGATGGAGACAGGTAGTGGTCGGGTCCAGCCGTCCGACGTAGACGCTCTGTGTCGGTTCCACGGTACGAGCGATGAGCTGCGTGAATTCCTGAAGTCGCTGGCCCGGCAGGCCAAGACGCGCGGCTGGTGGCAGGTGCACGGTGCCGGTGTTCCCGAGTGGTTCAACATCTACATCGGGTTGGAGCAGGATGCCTCCGCGATCCGCCAGTATCAGTGCGAGTTGGTGCCCGGCCTCATGCAGACGGAGGCCTACGCTCGCGAACTGCACACGACGGGCGCGCACATGTCTGCCGAGGACATCGACAGAGCCGTACGGGTCCGCATGGAGCGCCAGTCCATGCTCGCTCGACCTGACGCGCCCGACGCCTGGTTCATCGTGAACGAAGGGGCTTTTCGCCACGTCATTGGGGACCGGGCGCTGATGCGAGACCAGCTAGAACACGTCCTGGCTGCAGCCGCGCTACCGCCCGTGACCTTGCAGGTCCTCCCCTTCGACTCAGGCACCTGCCCGGCGACTGGCTCATTCACGATGCTCGGCTTCCCTGCCCCCGAAGACCCGGATCTGGTGTACCGAGACGGCATCACCGATGCCGTGTACCTGGAAGGCGAGCATCATGTCCGTGAGTACACCAGGGCGTTCGACGGTCTGCGAGCCGCAGCACTGAGCCCTCAGCGGTCCACCCAGTTGATCGAGTCCATCCTGAAGGAATTCGCCAGATGA
- a CDS encoding DUF397 domain-containing protein — protein MSIAEPDDDDRLTWFTSSYSNGAGGECVECAISDDYALIRDSKASHGPVVAVGLTAWCSFVHALKHR, from the coding sequence ATGAGCATCGCAGAACCCGACGACGACGACCGTCTGACGTGGTTCACGTCTTCGTACAGCAACGGCGCGGGGGGCGAGTGCGTGGAGTGTGCGATATCCGACGACTACGCACTCATACGTGACTCCAAGGCCTCGCACGGTCCTGTCGTCGCGGTTGGGCTCACCGCTTGGTGTTCTTTCGTCCATGCTCTGAAGCACAGGTAG
- a CDS encoding winged helix DNA-binding domain-containing protein, giving the protein MGTPKLTARALNRATLARQLLLAREPLAVPEAVRRVVALQAQQPASPYIALWNRLSPFDPAALDAALTDHSLVRATLMRITVHTVHADDYTAFREAMEPTLRGSRLGDPRYRASGLTPADADTFLPALLTYAAGSTRTAAELRLWLEDHLGTTTALDTGGHRMLRHYAPLWHAPTGGPWSFDTRQSYVAASPRPSLTAPDAAAEGLRTLVRRYLQGFGPASVADMAQFALAPQRRIKPALAAMSEELETLRATDTGHTLYDIPGAPRPPEDTPAPPRLLPMWDSTLLAYADRGRLLPAEYRRYVTRMNGDVLPTLLVDGYVAGIWRPVADAIEATAFHPLPAPVWEALATEATALRAFLSAQADPTPYRRYDHWWAKPFPDSAETRLLSFE; this is encoded by the coding sequence ATGGGGACCCCGAAGCTCACCGCCCGCGCACTCAACCGTGCCACTCTGGCCCGCCAACTCCTCCTCGCACGCGAGCCGTTGGCCGTACCGGAGGCGGTACGACGAGTCGTGGCGCTGCAGGCCCAGCAGCCTGCCTCCCCGTACATCGCCCTCTGGAACCGCCTGTCCCCCTTCGACCCGGCGGCCCTGGACGCGGCGCTCACCGACCACAGCCTGGTCAGGGCGACCCTGATGCGGATCACGGTCCACACCGTCCACGCGGACGACTACACGGCGTTCCGCGAGGCGATGGAACCCACCCTCCGAGGCTCCCGCCTGGGCGACCCCCGCTACCGCGCCTCCGGCCTGACCCCCGCCGACGCCGACACCTTCCTCCCCGCCCTCCTGACCTACGCGGCCGGCTCCACGCGCACCGCCGCCGAACTCAGACTTTGGCTGGAGGACCACCTCGGCACCACCACCGCCCTGGACACCGGCGGCCACCGCATGCTCCGCCACTACGCCCCCCTGTGGCACGCCCCCACCGGCGGCCCCTGGTCCTTCGACACCCGCCAGTCGTACGTGGCGGCCTCCCCCCGCCCGTCCCTCACCGCCCCGGACGCTGCCGCCGAGGGCCTCCGCACTCTCGTCCGCCGCTACCTCCAGGGCTTCGGCCCGGCATCGGTGGCGGACATGGCCCAGTTCGCGCTGGCCCCACAGCGCCGCATCAAGCCGGCACTGGCCGCCATGTCGGAGGAACTCGAAACCCTGCGGGCCACGGACACCGGCCACACCCTGTACGACATCCCGGGCGCCCCACGGCCCCCGGAGGACACCCCCGCCCCACCCCGCCTGCTCCCCATGTGGGACAGCACGCTCCTGGCCTACGCCGACCGGGGCCGCCTCCTTCCCGCCGAGTACCGCAGGTACGTGACCCGCATGAACGGCGACGTCCTGCCGACGCTGCTGGTGGACGGCTATGTGGCGGGGATCTGGCGCCCGGTGGCCGACGCGATCGAGGCCACGGCCTTCCACCCGCTCCCGGCGCCGGTCTGGGAAGCGCTGGCGACGGAGGCGACAGCCCTACGGGCCTTCCTCAGCGCGCAGGCCGACCCCACGCCGTACCGCCGCTACGACCACTGGTGGGCCAAGCCATTCCCGGACAGCGCGGAGACTCGTCTGCTCTCTTTCGAGTGA
- a CDS encoding Hsp20/alpha crystallin family protein — protein MLMRTDPFREFDRLAQQVFGSDNRPAVTPMDAYRSGDDFVVHFDLPGVDPETIDLDIERNVLNVRAERRSPAPEGAEMIAAERPTGVFSRQLFLGDTLDADRVDASYDAGVLTLRIPVAEKAKPRKIQISGGTDRRQINR, from the coding sequence ATGCTCATGCGTACCGACCCCTTCCGCGAATTCGACCGACTCGCGCAGCAGGTGTTCGGTTCCGACAACCGGCCCGCCGTCACGCCGATGGACGCCTACCGGTCCGGCGACGACTTCGTCGTCCACTTCGACCTCCCGGGCGTCGACCCGGAGACCATCGACCTGGACATCGAGCGCAACGTCCTCAACGTCCGCGCCGAGCGCCGCTCCCCGGCTCCAGAGGGCGCCGAGATGATCGCCGCCGAGCGCCCGACGGGTGTCTTCAGCCGCCAGCTGTTCCTCGGGGACACTCTCGACGCCGACCGCGTCGACGCCTCGTACGACGCCGGCGTCCTGACCCTGCGCATCCCGGTCGCCGAGAAGGCCAAGCCGCGCAAGATCCAGATCAGCGGCGGCACCGACCGACGCCAGATCAACCGCTGA
- a CDS encoding GlxA family transcriptional regulator: MHTVAVLALDDVIPFDLSAPIDTFGWARLPDGREAYRVRVCSVEGGGEVKAGPFSVRAPYGLEALAEADTIILPGTADPTAPLPPGVTRALHAAAASGTRIASICVGAFLFAATGLLDGLRATTHWMAAPDLAARHPEITVDPNVLYVDNGQFLTSAGAAAAMDMCLHMVRRDHGSAVAAFTARMCVMPLEREGGQAQFIVQDQPPAPAGATMEPLLRWMEENAERDLTLDDIALHAGTSARTLNRRFREQTGTTPLQWLHRARVRRAQYLLESTDHTVERVAAQAGFGSPTAFRDRFKRVVGTSPYAYRRAFRGEGEGSGAA; this comes from the coding sequence ATGCACACCGTGGCCGTCCTGGCGCTCGACGACGTGATCCCCTTCGACTTGTCGGCCCCCATCGACACCTTCGGCTGGGCCCGGCTGCCGGACGGCCGGGAGGCGTACCGGGTGCGGGTCTGCTCGGTGGAGGGAGGCGGGGAGGTGAAGGCGGGGCCGTTCAGCGTGCGGGCGCCGTACGGGCTGGAGGCGCTGGCCGAGGCCGACACGATCATTCTCCCGGGGACGGCCGACCCGACCGCGCCGCTGCCGCCGGGGGTGACGCGGGCGCTGCACGCGGCGGCGGCGAGCGGGACGCGGATCGCCTCGATCTGCGTCGGCGCGTTCCTCTTCGCGGCGACGGGTTTGCTGGACGGACTGCGCGCCACGACCCACTGGATGGCGGCCCCCGATCTGGCGGCCCGCCACCCGGAGATCACCGTCGACCCGAACGTCCTCTACGTCGACAACGGCCAGTTCCTCACCTCGGCGGGCGCCGCGGCGGCCATGGACATGTGCCTGCACATGGTCCGCAGGGACCACGGCTCGGCGGTCGCCGCGTTCACCGCCCGGATGTGTGTCATGCCCCTCGAACGGGAGGGCGGTCAGGCCCAGTTCATCGTCCAGGACCAGCCCCCGGCCCCCGCCGGCGCGACGATGGAGCCCCTGCTGCGCTGGATGGAGGAGAACGCGGAGCGGGATCTGACCCTGGACGACATCGCCCTGCACGCCGGCACCAGCGCCCGCACCCTGAACCGCCGTTTCCGCGAACAGACCGGTACGACGCCGCTGCAGTGGCTGCACCGGGCGCGGGTCCGCCGCGCCCAGTACCTCCTGGAGTCCACCGACCACACGGTCGAACGCGTCGCGGCCCAGGCGGGCTTCGGCTCCCCGACGGCGTTCCGGGACCGCTTCAAGAGGGTGGTGGGCACGAGCCCGTACGCGTACCGGCGGGCCTTTCGGGGGGAGGGGGAGGGGAGCGGGGCTGCGTGA
- a CDS encoding MFS transporter, whose product MSVTDPKSPGVITTAVPARLDRLPWSRWHWTIVIGLGTVWILDGLEVTVVGNIAGRLSEEGSGLPITSAQVTGMAAALYVAGACAGALFFGRMTDRFGRKKLFMVTLLVYLAATALTAVSFSTWWFFLFRFLTGFGIGGEYAAINSAIDELIPSKYRGRVDIVINGSFWLGAIGGSLLSIVALNTELFPANVGWRLTFALGVVLGLVILLVRRNVPESPRWLLIHGREQEAERLVGEAEEQIEAEKGRTLPTTDQEMTVHQRESIGFGTIARTVFSRYRRRAILGFSLFIGQAFLYNAITFGFGAILTTFYDVPTSDTGYYFAVIAAGNLLGPLLLGKLFDTVGRKIMISSTYLLSGLLLLGTAWLFGRGSLDEVTLTACWCVVLFFASAGASSAYLTVSEVFPMETRAMAIAFFYALGTAAGGISGPLIFAELTESGVVGDTVLAFRIGASLMCAAGLVAAFLAVRAEQRSLEDIAEPLSARSSA is encoded by the coding sequence ATGTCCGTCACTGACCCGAAGTCACCAGGTGTGATAACCACGGCCGTTCCGGCGCGCCTGGACCGTCTTCCCTGGTCGCGCTGGCACTGGACGATCGTGATCGGTCTCGGCACCGTGTGGATCCTCGACGGTCTGGAAGTGACCGTCGTCGGCAACATCGCGGGCCGGCTCTCCGAGGAGGGCAGCGGACTGCCGATCACGTCCGCTCAGGTCACCGGTATGGCGGCCGCGTTGTATGTGGCGGGCGCCTGTGCGGGCGCCCTCTTCTTCGGCCGGATGACCGACCGGTTCGGCCGCAAGAAGCTGTTCATGGTGACCCTGCTGGTCTATCTGGCGGCGACCGCGCTGACGGCCGTCTCCTTCTCCACCTGGTGGTTCTTCCTCTTCCGCTTCCTCACCGGCTTCGGCATCGGCGGCGAGTACGCGGCCATCAACTCCGCCATCGACGAGCTGATCCCGTCCAAGTACCGGGGCCGCGTCGACATCGTCATCAACGGCAGCTTCTGGCTCGGCGCGATCGGCGGGTCGCTGCTGTCCATCGTCGCCCTGAACACCGAACTCTTCCCGGCGAACGTCGGCTGGCGGCTGACCTTCGCCCTCGGAGTCGTCCTGGGCCTGGTGATCCTGCTGGTCCGCCGCAACGTCCCCGAGAGCCCACGATGGCTGCTGATCCACGGCCGTGAACAGGAGGCCGAACGCCTCGTGGGGGAGGCTGAGGAGCAGATCGAGGCCGAGAAGGGCCGCACGCTGCCCACGACCGACCAGGAGATGACCGTCCATCAGCGCGAGAGCATCGGCTTCGGCACGATCGCCCGTACGGTCTTCTCCCGGTACCGCCGCCGCGCGATCCTCGGCTTCTCCCTCTTCATCGGCCAGGCGTTCCTCTACAACGCGATCACCTTCGGCTTCGGCGCGATCCTCACCACGTTCTACGACGTCCCGACCTCCGACACCGGCTACTACTTCGCCGTCATCGCCGCCGGCAACCTGCTCGGCCCACTGCTGCTCGGCAAGCTGTTCGACACGGTCGGCCGCAAGATCATGATCTCCTCGACGTACCTGCTCTCCGGGCTGCTGCTCCTCGGCACCGCCTGGCTGTTCGGCCGGGGTTCGCTCGACGAGGTGACCCTGACGGCCTGCTGGTGCGTGGTCCTCTTCTTCGCGTCGGCCGGCGCGAGCAGCGCCTACCTGACGGTCTCGGAGGTCTTCCCCATGGAGACCCGCGCGATGGCCATCGCCTTCTTCTACGCCCTCGGCACGGCCGCCGGCGGTATCAGCGGCCCGCTGATCTTCGCCGAGCTGACGGAGTCCGGCGTCGTCGGCGACACCGTCCTCGCCTTCCGGATCGGCGCGAGCCTGATGTGCGCGGCGGGTCTGGTGGCGGCCTTCCTCGCGGTGCGCGCGGAGCAGCGCTCGCTGGAGGACATCGCGGAGCCGCTGTCGGCGCGGAGCTCCGCCTAG